Sequence from the Enhydrobacter sp. genome:
ACCGGTCGAGAACCGGGCCGTCGCCGTGGTCTGCTCCGGCGGCAATGTCGACCACGAGACTTTCATCCGCGCACTCGGCCAACGGCCGAAGACGTGAAGCTGTCGCGCCGCGACCGCCGCGACTGGCGGATCATCGCGTGGATCGGTCTGACCAGTGCCGTGGTCAGCGTCTTTTTCGGCATGGCGATCCGCCCCGAGGCGGTTCCCGCGCCGGACGTCATCCTCACCAGCGTTGCCACCTCCGTGATGATCGCCACGCCGATCAGCCTGCTCGAGCTCAGAGGCCGCCGCTCGTCCCTGTTGCGACGCCTGAGGAGGCTGCCCCTCGCCGCGTTCTTCGGCCTCAAGGTGCTGGCCTATCTCGTCGTCATCCTCTGTGGATTGACCGTCGGACGCCTGCTGTTCGCTCCCGTGGAACGGGCCTTCGCCTTCGACAGCGCTTTCGAAACCTCGATCGTCTTCGCCATCGTCATGTCGGTCGTCGCCAATCTGGTGTTCGAAATGGGCGGACTGCTGGGCTATGGCACTTTGCGGAACCTGCTGACCGGCCGCTATGTCCAGCCCCGGCGGGAGCATCGCGCATTTCTGCTGATCGACATGAAGGGTTCGACGACGATCGCCGAGCGGCTCGGCCCGATCCGCTTCCACGAGTTGCTGAACGACTTCTTTCGCAACGTCGCCGACGCCGCGCTCGAATGCGAGGGAGAAATCCACAAGTACGTCGGCGACGAGGCGATCCTCACCTGGCGCGAGGCGACCGACGATTGCCTGCGCTGCCCCTTCGTGGTGCGAGATCTGATCGAACGCCACCGCAGCCACTATGAACACCGCTACAGCGTCGTGCCGGAGTTCCGCGCCGCCCTGCACTACGGCGAGATCGTCGCCGGCGAGATCGGCGACATGCGCCGCGAGATCGCCTATGTCGGCGACACGCTGAACGTCGCTGCACGACTGCTCGAGGCCGCCAAGCAGCTCGGCGAGGATGTTCTGGTTTCCGCCGATCTGCTGGAGCGCGCGCAACTGCCGCCGGGCCTGCGTGCCATCGACCTGCCGACGCTCGCCGTCCGTGGCCGGGTCGCGCCGCTCGGCATCGCGGCGCTGAGGGCCTAGGCCGGCGCGGGTTTGCGCCTCGTGACGCGGTCGAGCAGGCTGCCGAGGATGCCCTTGGGCAGGAAGATGATGAACAGCACCAGCAGCACGCCGTAGACGAGGTTGTCCCAGCCGACCGCCTTGGTGCCGAACGAGATGCGCAGCGTCTCGGCCATCAGGATGGTGATGACGGCGCCGACCGTGGGCCCGAAGGCGACGTAGATGCCGCCGACCACGACGGCGAACACCATCTGCAGCGACACCGCGATGCCGCTCACCGTGTCGGGCGAGATGAACATCTGGTACTGGCAGTAGAGTGCGCCGGCGAAAGCGGTCATGACCGCGCTCAGCACCGTGATCTTCAGTTTCTCGACCGTGACGTTGACGCCCGCCGCCGCCGCCGCGTCCTCGTCCTCCGAGATCGCCTCGAGCGCGCCGCGCATCATCGAGCGGTCGATCAGGTACCAGATGACGAGACCGACGGCCCACGCGCCGAGCGCGATGTAGTACCAGGTCTCCTTGTCGACGAACTGCAGGGCGGCGATGGCGCTGCCCTTGGTCCGCTCCGGCGTATAGCCGAGCGAGCCGCCGGTCTGGTCGCGCGTGGCGGTGATGACCTGCAGCACGATGCCGGAGAGCGCCAGGGTCACCAGCGCGAAGTAGTGGCCGGTGATGCGGAAGCGGAAGCACGGCCAGGCCACGATCAAGGCGAGCAAGCCCGCCGCGACCAGGGCCAGCGGGATGCCGATCCACGGCGACAGGCCGAAATGGTTCCACAGCAGCGCCGTGACGTAGGCCCCGACTCCCATGAAGCCGCCGTGACCGAGCGACACCAGGCCGAAGCGGCCCATGATCGACCACGACGTGTAGGCGAACGACCAGATCAGGATCAGCACGAGCACGTGCAGGTGATAGGGCTGCTTATAGACCAGCGGCAGCGCCAGCAGGATGGCGGCGCCAATCCAGAGCGCGGGATTGCGCGGGTTCACGAGCGCCTCGCCAGCAGGCCCTGCGGGCGGATGAACATCATCACGATGAAGAAGGCGAAGGCCAGCACGTATCCCCATTCGAGGTCGGAGTAGAGGCCGCCCAGCGAGATGATCTGGGCGAACAGGAAGGCGGCGACGAAGCCGCCGACGAAGTTGCCCAGCCCGCCCAGCACGCAGATCAGGAAGGTGATCGGTCCGAAGGAGAGGCCGACGAAGGGATGCACGTCGTACTGCAGCACGAGCAGGCAGGCGGCGAGCCCCGCCAGCGAGCCGCCGATCGCCGACGTGACGAGGTAGAGCTTGCGCGTGTCGACGCCCATCAGGGTCATGATCTGGCGGTCTTGCGAGATGGCCCGGATCGCCGTGCCGATATAGGTGCGGGTCATGAAGAGGTAGACCACGACCATGCCGGCGAGCGCGGCGAGGAAGGCGAGCAGGCGGGCGTAGCTGAAGTGCATCTCGCCGATCGCCAGCACCGGAAGGCGGATGCCGAGGTTGCGGAAGTCGATGCCGAAGGCGACGGTGGCGAAGCTCTGCAGGAAGAACAGCACGCCGCCGGTCGCCAGAAGCTGGTTGATTGGCGCGGAGTCGAGCAGTGGCGAGATTACCACGTAGTGCAGCACCAGGCCCAGGATGCCAACCAGCACGATCGCGGCCGGCGCCGCCAGCCACATCGGCACGCCGTAGACCGAGTAGAAATAGTAGAGGCCGTACATGCCGATCATGATCAGCTCGGCGTAGCAGATCCACACCACGTCGATGACGCCGAAGATCAGGTTCAGCCCGAGGGCCAGCAGGGCCAGGACACCGCCCAGCAGGATGCCGCTGATGATCGCCTCGAGCAGGTAGATGTCGAAGATCTCCATGGACTCCCCCGCTACACGCCCAGATAGGCCTGCTTGATGGTGTCGCTGGCCAGCAGTTCAGCCGACGTGCCGGAGCTGCGGATCGTGCCGGCCTCGAGCAGGTAGGCGCGGTCGACGACCTGCAACACCTGCTGCACGTTCTGCTCGACGATCAGCACCGTAAGACCGGAGGCGCGGATGCGCTTGACCAGTTCGAACACCTGCTGGACCACGACCGGCGCAAGGCCGGCGGACGGCTCGTCGAGCAACAGGAGTTTGGGGTCGCTCATCAGCGCACGGCCGATGGCGCACATCTGCTGCTCGCCGCCCGACATGGTACCCGCCATCTGGTGGCGCCGCTCCTTCAGGCGCGGGAACAGGTCGAACACGAAATCGAGACGCTGCGCGAACTTCTTGCGCGCCTCGGGGATGAACGCGCCCATCTTCAGGTTGTCCTCGACGGTGAGGCGCGGGAACAGCCGGCGATTCTCCGGCACATGGGCGATGCCGAGATTGACGATGCGATGCGCCGGCGTCTTCACCACGTCGGCGCCCTCCATTGCGATCGAGCCGCGGGTCGGGCGGATCAGGCCGGAGACGACGCGCATCAACGTCGTCTTGCCGGCACCATTGGGGCCGATCACGCCGACGGCCTCGCCCGCCCTGACCTCGAGGTCGATGCCGAACAGCGCCTGGAAGCTGCCGTAGCCCGCGTCGATCTGCCTGAGCTCGAGCATCAGCGTCGCCCCTCGGCCGCGGCGGCCTGAGTAGCGTGGGCATCCGTGCCGAGATAGACCTCGATGACACGCGGATCACTCGACACTTGGCCCGGCAGGCCCTCGGCGATCTTCTCGCCGTGGTCAAGCACCATGACGCGGTCGACCACGCGCATGAGCACGCCCATGATGTGCTCGACCCAAATGATGGTGATGCCGAGCTCGTTGCGGATGTTGCGTAGCATCTCGGCGGCCTGGTTCATCTCCTTTTCGTCCAGCCCGCCCAGGCTCTCGTCGGCGAGCAGCAGCTTGGGGCCGGTGGCCAGCGCCTTGGCGAGTTCGAGCTTCTTCAGGCCCGCCGCCCCCAGCCCGTCGACGGGCGCGCGTCGGTCGGTCGGCAGGCCGACCATGGCGAGCGCGCGCTCGGCCGCTTCCTCCGCCTTGGCCCGGCTGTGCAGGACCTGGCCGGTCTGGCCGTAGAAGCCAGCCAGTTCGACGTTCTCGAAGATCGACAGGCGGCGAAACGGTCGCGGGATCTGGAACGTGCGGCCGATGCCGCGATGGATGGTGCGGTGGGGCGACAGGCCCGCCAGTTCGTGTCCTTCGAACAGGATCGATCCCGCGGTCGGCGCAAAGGTGCCGGAGAGCATGTTGAAGATCGTGCTCTTGCCCGACCCGTTGGGGCCGATCAGGCCGAGAATCTCGCCCTGATCGACCTTGAACGACACGTTGTTGACGGCCGTGAACCCGCCGAAACGCTTTACCAGACCCTCGACGACGAGCACCGGCCGTTCATCCCCCGCTGATGGTGCCTACTTCGACGAATAGACCGTGCCGGCCGGGAACGGCAGCACCGGATCGCGTTGCTGCTGGCTCTTGGGCCACACCACGTAGGACTTGTCGTCGACATACTGGACGACGACCGGCGAGGCGCGCTCGTTCTGGCCGGCGATCGGCGAGCCTTCGCCAGCGTACTTGACGCCGAAGCCGAGCATCGTGCCGCCCTCCGGCAGGTCGACCTCGAGTGCCGCCTTGCGCAAAGCGTCGGCGTCGATGCCGCCATACTTCTTGATGGCGCGCGGCAACACTTCCTTGAAGAACACGTAGGTGTTCGACGCCGCCATGCCGACATGGGCCGAGCGGATGGTCGTGCCGGGCTTGGCCTTGTCGTACTCCTCGCCGACCATTTTGATGAGCGGCGGGAGCGCCTTGTCGAGCGCGTCCTGCTTGGTGTCCCAGATCGAGATCGGATCTACGTTGTAGAAGTAGTTGACGTCCTTGCCGAGGCCTTCTTTGAGCTTGGAATAGACGCCGTAGCCCGCGCCGTGGCCAATCAGGGCGCTGAACTTCAGGCCGCCCTCGCGCGCCTGACGATGGAACAGCGTGATATCCGGATTGTAGCCGGTGTGGAAGATCACGTCCGGCCGCGCGCGCTTCAGCTTGGTGATCAGCGCGGAGAGGTCCGGCGCCGTTGCGGCGTAGCCTTCCTTGAGTGCGATGTTGAAGCCCGCCTTCTTGGCGCCCGCCTCGTTGCCCTTGGCGACGTCGACGCCATAGGCGCCGTCCTCGTGGATGATCGCCACGCGCACGTCCTTGGCGTCCTTGCCGAGCTTGGCCTTGGCGTTCTGGGCGATGAAGTCCATCGACAGCTCGCCGAACTGCGCGCCCGACGGCTGGGTGCGGAACACGTACTTGAGATTGCGGTTCTCGAGCACTGCCGAGGAGATGCAGGTCGTGATCCACATGAACTTCTTGAGCTGCTCGACGCGCGCCGCGACCGGCACGCATTGCGCCGACGAGAAGAAGCCGAGCACCATGTCGACCTTTTCCTGCTCGATCAGCCGCACCGCCTCATTGATCGCCACGTCGGGCTTGCTCTGGGCATCGGCATAGACCGCCTCGATCTTGTAGCCGTCGACGCCACCTTGCTTGATGAAATGGTCGATCATGATCTTGGCGCCGAGGTGGTGGAGTTCGGAGCCACCGCCGGCGAGCGGGCCGGTC
This genomic interval carries:
- a CDS encoding adenylate/guanylate cyclase domain-containing protein, whose translation is MKLSRRDRRDWRIIAWIGLTSAVVSVFFGMAIRPEAVPAPDVILTSVATSVMIATPISLLELRGRRSSLLRRLRRLPLAAFFGLKVLAYLVVILCGLTVGRLLFAPVERAFAFDSAFETSIVFAIVMSVVANLVFEMGGLLGYGTLRNLLTGRYVQPRREHRAFLLIDMKGSTTIAERLGPIRFHELLNDFFRNVADAALECEGEIHKYVGDEAILTWREATDDCLRCPFVVRDLIERHRSHYEHRYSVVPEFRAALHYGEIVAGEIGDMRREIAYVGDTLNVAARLLEAAKQLGEDVLVSADLLERAQLPPGLRAIDLPTLAVRGRVAPLGIAALRA
- a CDS encoding branched-chain amino acid ABC transporter permease is translated as MGIRAGLRLLHRDDVHPPAGPAGEALVNPRNPALWIGAAILLALPLVYKQPYHLHVLVLILIWSFAYTSWSIMGRFGLVSLGHGGFMGVGAYVTALLWNHFGLSPWIGIPLALVAAGLLALIVAWPCFRFRITGHYFALVTLALSGIVLQVITATRDQTGGSLGYTPERTKGSAIAALQFVDKETWYYIALGAWAVGLVIWYLIDRSMMRGALEAISEDEDAAAAAGVNVTVEKLKITVLSAVMTAFAGALYCQYQMFISPDTVSGIAVSLQMVFAVVVGGIYVAFGPTVGAVITILMAETLRISFGTKAVGWDNLVYGVLLVLFIIFLPKGILGSLLDRVTRRKPAPA
- a CDS encoding branched-chain amino acid ABC transporter permease, whose translation is MEIFDIYLLEAIISGILLGGVLALLALGLNLIFGVIDVVWICYAELIMIGMYGLYYFYSVYGVPMWLAAPAAIVLVGILGLVLHYVVISPLLDSAPINQLLATGGVLFFLQSFATVAFGIDFRNLGIRLPVLAIGEMHFSYARLLAFLAALAGMVVVYLFMTRTYIGTAIRAISQDRQIMTLMGVDTRKLYLVTSAIGGSLAGLAACLLVLQYDVHPFVGLSFGPITFLICVLGGLGNFVGGFVAAFLFAQIISLGGLYSDLEWGYVLAFAFFIVMMFIRPQGLLARRS
- a CDS encoding ABC transporter ATP-binding protein produces the protein MLELRQIDAGYGSFQALFGIDLEVRAGEAVGVIGPNGAGKTTLMRVVSGLIRPTRGSIAMEGADVVKTPAHRIVNLGIAHVPENRRLFPRLTVEDNLKMGAFIPEARKKFAQRLDFVFDLFPRLKERRHQMAGTMSGGEQQMCAIGRALMSDPKLLLLDEPSAGLAPVVVQQVFELVKRIRASGLTVLIVEQNVQQVLQVVDRAYLLEAGTIRSSGTSAELLASDTIKQAYLGV
- a CDS encoding ABC transporter ATP-binding protein, whose protein sequence is MLVVEGLVKRFGGFTAVNNVSFKVDQGEILGLIGPNGSGKSTIFNMLSGTFAPTAGSILFEGHELAGLSPHRTIHRGIGRTFQIPRPFRRLSIFENVELAGFYGQTGQVLHSRAKAEEAAERALAMVGLPTDRRAPVDGLGAAGLKKLELAKALATGPKLLLADESLGGLDEKEMNQAAEMLRNIRNELGITIIWVEHIMGVLMRVVDRVMVLDHGEKIAEGLPGQVSSDPRVIEVYLGTDAHATQAAAAEGRR
- a CDS encoding ABC transporter substrate-binding protein; amino-acid sequence: MTLRMIARLFGGLAATIAAFATAATAQAQEKKIKIGVIYDLTGPLAGGGSELHHLGAKIMIDHFIKQGGVDGYKIEAVYADAQSKPDVAINEAVRLIEQEKVDMVLGFFSSAQCVPVAARVEQLKKFMWITTCISSAVLENRNLKYVFRTQPSGAQFGELSMDFIAQNAKAKLGKDAKDVRVAIIHEDGAYGVDVAKGNEAGAKKAGFNIALKEGYAATAPDLSALITKLKRARPDVIFHTGYNPDITLFHRQAREGGLKFSALIGHGAGYGVYSKLKEGLGKDVNYFYNVDPISIWDTKQDALDKALPPLIKMVGEEYDKAKPGTTIRSAHVGMAASNTYVFFKEVLPRAIKKYGGIDADALRKAALEVDLPEGGTMLGFGVKYAGEGSPIAGQNERASPVVVQYVDDKSYVVWPKSQQQRDPVLPFPAGTVYSSK